A part of Colius striatus isolate bColStr4 chromosome 13, bColStr4.1.hap1, whole genome shotgun sequence genomic DNA contains:
- the TAF1 gene encoding transcription initiation factor TFIID subunit 1 isoform X4: MSDSESEEEADGGRAEPFSLAGFLFGNINEAGQLEGDSVLDKESKKHLAGLGVLGLGNLITEITASEEDSAEADGAHLDEEGWVKSTEDAVDYSDINEVAEDESRRYKQVMSSLQPVRRADEDEDDYDADCEDIDSKLMPPPPPPPVPGKKEDEKDAAATGIMQRDATKQLPSVTELFPEFRPGKVLRFLRLFGPGKNVPSVWRSARRKRKKKHRELAQEVQIQEGEVVESGMEGKSSWEYEFAAPPPPEQCLSDDEITMMAPVESKFSQSTGDTDKVTDTKPKVAEWRYGPAQLWYDMLGIPEDGSGFDYGFKLKEKKEQEDTGLVDEKDDLLADEHFLMVTQLQWEDDVIWNGEDVKHKGTKTQRASLAGWLPSSMTRNATAYNAQQGLNRSGSLLNPPIPLTQKPNVAGVLGIAKGKEKQAPEQQVSLDEDKPWYSIFPIDNEELVYGRWEDNIIWDDQAMETYLDPPVLTLDPNDENIILEIPDEKEEMTLNSPSKENKKESSLKKSRILLGKTGVIKEEPQQNMSQPEVKDPWNLSNDEFYYPKQQGLRGTFGGNIIQHSIPAVELRQPFFPTHMGPMKLRQFHRPPLKKYSFGALSQPGPHAVQPLLKHIKKKAKMREQERQASGGGEMFFMRTPQDLTGKDGDLILAEYSEENAPLMMQVGMATKIKNYYKRKPGKDPGAPDCKYGETVYCHTSPFLGSLHPGQLLQAFENNLFRAPIYLHKMPETDFLIIRTRQGYYVRELVDIFVVGQECPLYEVPGPNSKRANTHIRDFLQVFIYRLFWKSRDRPRRIRMEDIKKAFPSHSESSIRKRLKLCADFKRTGMDSNWWVLKPDFRLPTEEEIRAMVSPEQCCAYYSMIAAEQRLKDAGYGEKSFFAPEEENEEDFQMKIDDEVRTAPWNTTRAFIAAMKGKCLLEVTGVADPTGCGEGFSYVKIPNKPTQQKDDKEPQPVKKTVTGTDADLRRLSLKNAKQLLRKFGVPEEEIKKLSRWEVIDVVRTMSTEQARSGEGPMSKFARGSRFSVAEHQERYKEECQRIFDLQNKVLESTEILSTDTDSSSAEDSDFEEMGKNIENMLQNKKTSSQLSREREEQERKELQRMLLGEDNGNDKEKGKKDRRDKKGLSSGASANSHKDDDTASVTSLNSSATGRRLKIYRTFRDEDGKEYVRCETVRKPAVIDAYCRIRTTKDEEFIRKFALFDEQHREEMRKERRRIQEQLRRLKRNQEKEKLKGPPEKKPKKMKERPDLKLKCGACGAIGHMRTNKFCPLYYQTNAPPSNPVAMTEEQEEELEKTVIHNDNEELIKVEGTKIVLGKQLIESADEVRRKSLVLKFPKQQLPPKKKRRVGTTVHCDYLNRPHKSIHRRRTDPMVTLSSILEGIINDIRDLPNTYPFHTPVNPKVVKDYYKIITRPMDLQTLRENVRKRQYPSREEFREHLELIVKNSATYNGPKHSLTQISQSMLDLCDEKLKEKEDKLARLEKAINPLLDDDDQVAFSFILDNIVTQKMMAVPDSWPFHHPVNKKFVPDYYKVIANPMDLETIRKNISKHKYQNREIFLDDVNLILANSIKYNGPDSQYTKTAQEIVNICYQTLAEYDEHLTQLERDISTAKEAALEEADLESLDPMTPGPYTPQPPDLYDANTSLSMSYDASVYQDESNLSAMDTPTTTPEKRETQMRQGRGRLGEEDSDVDIEGFDEDDDGKPKTPAPEVEDADGDLADEEEGSAQQPQASVLYEDLLMSDGEDDDDGSDEEGDNPFSSIQLSESGSDSDVEPNAVRPKQPHVLQENTRMGMDNEESMMSYEGDGGETSHVMEDSNISYGSYEEPDPKSNTRDTSFSSIGGYEISEEEEEEEQQRCGPSVLSQVHLSEDEEDSEDFHSIAGDSDLDSDE, encoded by the exons atgtcGGACTCGGAGAGCGAGGAGGAGGCGGATGGCGGCCGCGCCGAGCCCTTCTCGCTGGCCGGGTTCCTCTTCGGCAACATCAATGAGGCGGGGCAGCTGGAGGGGGACAGCGTCCTCGACAAG GAATCCAAGAAGCACCTGGCCGGGCTGGGTGTGCTGGGCCTGGGCAACCTGATCACTGAGATCACAGCCAGCGAGGAGGACAGCGCCGAGGCCGATGGAGCACACCTGGACGAGGAAG GCTGGGTTAAGAGCACAGAAGATGCTGTTGATTATTCAGACATTAATGAAGTGGCAGAAGATGAGAGCCGTAGGTACAAGCAGGTGATGAGCAGCCTGCAGCCAGTGCGAAGAGCAG atgaagatgaggatgatTATGATGCTGACTGTGAAGATATTGATTCCAAGTTGATGCCACCACCACCACCGCCTCCAgtacctggaaaaaaagaagatgaaaaggaTGCAGCTGCCACTG GAATCATGCAGCGAGATGCTACCAAACAGTTGCCAAGTGTTACAGAGCTCTTCCCAGAATTTCGCCCTGGCAAG GTGCTGCGTTTCCTGCGTCTTTTTGGCCCTGGAAAGAACGTTCCGTCGGTGTGGCGTAGTGCCCGAAGGAAACGCAAGAAGAAGCATCGAGAGTTGGCACAAGAAGTGCAGATACAGGAGGGTGAAGTAGTAGAGAGTGGAATGGAAGGAAAATCTTCTTGGGAATATGAGTTTGCTGCTCCTCCCCCTCCTGAGCAGTGCCTTTCAGATGATGAG ATTACCATGATGGCACCTGTGGAATCAAAGTTCTCCCAGTCAACTGGTGATACAGATAAAGTGACAGATACAAAGCCCAAAGTGGCAGAATGGCGCTAtggcccagcacagctctggtaTGATATGCTGGGGATCCCTGAAGATGGCAGTGGATTTGATTATGGTTTCAAGCTGAAAGagaagaaggagcaggag GATACAGGCTTGGTGGATGAGAAGGATGATCTACTAGCTGATGAGCACTTCCTCATGGTAACACAGCTCCAGTGGGAGGATGATGTTATTTGGAATGGAGAAGATGTCAAGCACAAAGGGACTAAGACACAGCGGGCAAGTCTGGCAGGCTGGCTGCCATCCAGCATGACTAGAAATGCCACTGCATACAATGCCCAACAAG gTTTGAACCGCAGTGGCTCTTTGCTCAATCCACCAATTCCACTAACACAGAAACCAAATGTAGCAGGAGTCCTAGGTATAGCAAAGGGCAAAGAAAAGCAGGCCCCTGAACAACAAG TTTCCCTGGATGAAGACAAGCCCTGGTACTCTATTTTCCCAATTGATAATGAAGAGTTAGTGTATGGCCGTTGGGAGGACAATATCATCTGGGATGATCAGGCAATGGAAACCTACTTGGATCCTCCTGTCTTAACACTTGATCCAAATGATGAAAACATAATTCTAG AAATTCctgatgaaaaagaagaaatgacttTGAACTCTCCATCCAAGGAGAACAAGAAAGAATCTTCTCTAAAGAAGAGTCGAATCCTGTTGGGAAAAACAGGTGTCATCAAGGAAGAACCACAGCAG aACATGTCTCAACCAGAGGTGAAAGATCCCTGGAACCTCTCCAATGATGAGTTTTACTACCCCAAACAGCAGGGACTTCGAGGGACCTTTGGAGGCAACATCATTCAG CACTCTATCCCAGCAGTGGAACTTCGCCAGCCATTCTTTCCCACCCACATGGGTCCTATGAAGCTCCGACAATTTCATCGGCCTCCCCTGAAGAAATACTCCTTTGGTGCCTTGTCGCAGCCAGGGCCCCACGCTGTGCAACCTTTGCTGAAGCacataaaaaagaaagccaag ATGAGAGAGCAGGAGCGTCAGGCTTCTGGCGGGGGTGAGATGTTCTTCATGCGCACGCCACAGGACTTAACTGGCAAGGACGGAGATCTCATTCTTGCTGAATACAGTGAGGAAAATGCCCCTTTAATGATGCAGGTTGGCATGGCTACAAAGATTAAAAACTACTACAAAAGG AAACCTGGAAAAGATCCTGGAGCTCCAGACTGTAAATATGGAGAAACTGTGTATTGTCACACCTCTCCATTCCTGGGTTCTCTGCATCCAGGCCAGTTACTGCAG GCATTTGAAAACAACCTTTTCCGGGCCCCCATCTATTTGCATAAGATGCCTGAAACGGATTTCCTCATTATCCGGACGCGTCAGGGCTATTATGTTCGGGAGCTGGtggatatttttgttgttgggCAGGAGTGTCCACTTTATGAAGTACCTGGTCCCAACTCGAAACGAGCCAACACCCATATTAGAGATTTCCTACAG GTTTTTATCTATCGCCTATTCTGGAAAAGCAGAGACAGGCCCCGCAGGATCCGCATGGAGGATATCAAGAAGGCTTTTCCCTCCCACTCCGAGAGCAGCATCCGAAAGCGGCTGAAGCTTTGCGCGGATTTCAAACGCACAG GGATGGACTCAAATTGGTGGGTTTTAAAGCCAGATTTCAGATTGCCAACAGAGGAAGAGATCAGAGCAATGGTATCCCCGGAACAGTGCTGTGCTTATTACAGCATGATTGCAGCTGAGCAACGGCTGAAG GATGCAGGTTATGGGGAGAAATCATTTTTTGCACCTGAAGAGGAGAATGAAGAGGATTTCCAAATGAAGATTGATGATGAG GTCCGCACAGCTCCATGGAACACCACACGAGCCTTCATTGCTGCTATGAAGGGCAAGTGTCTCCTAGAAGTGACTGGTGTAGCAGATCCTACTGGTTGTGGTGAAGGTTTTTCATATGTGAAGATTCCAAACAAACCAACTCAGCAGAAG GATGATAAAGAACCTCAGCCAGTGAAGAAGACAGTGACTGGGACAGATGCTGATCTGCGCAGACTTTCtctcaaaaatgccaaacagctTTTGCGTAAATTTGGCGTGCCTGAAGAGGAG ATCAAGAAACTGTCCCGGTGGGAAGTGATTGATGTGGTACGTACGATGTCTACGGAGCAGGCTCGCTCAGGGGAAGGTCCTATGAGCAAATTTGCACGTGGGTCTCGCTTTTCTGTGGCAGAACATCAGGAGAGATACAAAGAGGAGTGTCAACGCATCTTCGATTTGCAGAATAA AGTTCTAGAATCCACTGAGATCCTGTCAACAGACACAGATAGCAGCTCAGCTGAAGACAGTGACTTTGAAGAGATGGGAAAGAATATTGAGAACATGCTACAGAACAAGAAAACTAGTTCTCAGCTCTCTCGGgaaagagaggagcaggaacGAAAGGAATTGCAAAGGATGCTTCTGGGAGAAGACAATGGCAATGACAAAGAGAAGGGCAAAAAGGACAGGAGAGACAAAAAGGGGCTGT CTTCAGGAGCCTCAGCAAACTCTCACAAAGATGATGACACTGCCTCTGTCACCAGCCTTAATTCCTCTGCGACGGGCCGCCGCCTCAAAATCTATCGCACGTTTAGAGATGAGGATGGGAAGGAATACGTGAGGTGTGAGACTGTCCGGAAGCCCGCTGTTATCGATGCCTACTGCCGGATCCGCACCACCAAGGATGAGGAGTTCAT ACGAAAGTTTGCTCTGTTTGACGAGCAGCACCGTGAGGAAATGCGGAAGGAGCGGCGCAGGATCCAGGAGCAGTTACGGAGATTAAAACGGaaccaagaaaaagagaaactcaAAGGCCCTCCAGAAAAGAAGcccaagaaaatgaaagagcGTCCAGACTTGAAA CTAAAATGTGGAGCATGTGGTGCAATTGGACACATGAGGACTAATAAGTTCTGCCCTCTTTACTACCAAACAAATGCTCCACCTTCTAATCCTGTTGCGAtgacagaggagcaggaggaagagctggaaaaaaCAGTCATTCACAATGATAATGAAGAACTCATCAAAGTAGAAGGAACAAAAATTGTCTTGGGAAAACAACTGATTGAGAG tGCAGATGAAGTTCGCAGGAAATCACTGGTCCTCAAGTTCCCTAAACAGCAGCTCCCTCCGAAGAAGAAGCGGCGAGTCGGGACAACTGTTCACTGTGACTATCTCAAT CGTCCTCATAAATCCATCCACCGACGGCGAACAGATCCCATGGTGACGCTGTCATCCATCTTGGAGGGCATCATCAATGACATAAGAGATCTCCCTAAC ACATACCCCTTTCATACTCCTGTAAATCCAAAAGTTGTTAAAGATTACTATAAGATTATTACTCGGCCCATGGATTTACAAACCCTGCGTGAAAACGTTCGTAAGCGGCAGTACCCGTCCCGAGAAGAGTTCAGAGAACATCTGGAACTCATTGTTAAGAACAGTGCAACATACAATG GGCCAAAGCACTCGCTGACACAGATATCTCAGTCCATGCTCGACCTGTGTGATGAAAAGCTAAAAGAG AAGGAAGATAAACTGGCTCGATTAGAAAAAGCAATTAATCCCCTCCTGGATGATGATGATCAAGTGgccttttccttcattttggaTAACATTGTCACTCAAAAGATGATGGCAGTTCCAGAT tcttgGCCATTTCATCATCCAGTTAACAAAAAGTTTGTTCCCGACTACTACAAGGTGATTGCTAATCCAATGGACCTGGAGACTATCCGCAAG AATATCTCCAAACACAAATACCAGAACAGAGAGATTTTCCTGGATGATGTTAACCTCATCCTTGCCAACAGCATTAAGTATAATG GGCCAGACAGCCAGTACACAAAAACAGCCCAGGAGATTGTAAACATCTGTTATCAGACTTTAGCTGAG TATGATGAGCACCTGACTCAACTTGAGAGAGACATCTCTACTGCCAAGGAAGCAGCACTAGAGGAGGCAGATCTGGAAAGTCTTGATCCTATGACACCTGGTCCCTACACTCCACAG CCACCTGATTTGTATGATGCCAACACTTCCCTCAGTATGTCATATGATGCTTCAGTCTATCAAGATGAGAGCAATTTGTCTGCTATGGACACTCCTACCACTACCCCAGAGAAGCGAGAAACTCAG ATGCGCCAGGGGCGAGGTAGGCTGGGCGAGGAAGACTCTGACGTAGATATTGAAGGGTTTGATGAGGATGATGATGGGAAACCTAAGACTCCAGCCCCA GAAGTGGAAGATGCAGATGGTGACCTTGCTGATGAAGAGGAAGGatcagcccagcagccccaggccaGTGTCCTCTATGAAGATTTGCTTATGTCAGATGGAGAAGACGATGATGATGGAAGTGATGAAGAAGGAGATAATCCTTTCTCAT CTATCCAACTGAGTGAGAGTGGCAGTGATTCAGATGTGGAGCCTAATGCAGTGAGACCTAAACAACCTCATGTTCTTCAAGAGAACACACGAATGGGCATGGACAACGAGGAAAGCATGATGTCTTATGAAGGAGATGGTGGGGAGACATCTCATGTTATGGAGGACAGTAATATCAG
- the TAF1 gene encoding transcription initiation factor TFIID subunit 1 isoform X7, producing the protein MSDSESEEEADGGRAEPFSLAGFLFGNINEAGQLEGDSVLDKESKKHLAGLGVLGLGNLITEITASEEDSAEADGAHLDEEGWVKSTEDAVDYSDINEVAEDESRRYKQVMSSLQPVRRADEDEDDYDADCEDIDSKLMPPPPPPPVPGKKEDEKDAAATGIMQRDATKQLPSVTELFPEFRPGKVLRFLRLFGPGKNVPSVWRSARRKRKKKHRELAQEVQIQEGEVVESGMEGKSSWEYEFAAPPPPEQCLSDDEITMMAPVESKFSQSTGDTDKVTDTKPKVAEWRYGPAQLWYDMLGIPEDGSGFDYGFKLKEKKEQEDTGLVDEKDDLLADEHFLMVTQLQWEDDVIWNGEDVKHKGTKTQRASLAGWLPSSMTRNATAYNAQQGLNRSGSLLNPPIPLTQKPNVAGVLGIAKGKEKQAPEQQVSLDEDKPWYSIFPIDNEELVYGRWEDNIIWDDQAMETYLDPPVLTLDPNDENIILEIPDEKEEMTLNSPSKENKKESSLKKSRILLGKTGVIKEEPQQNMSQPEVKDPWNLSNDEFYYPKQQGLRGTFGGNIIQHSIPAVELRQPFFPTHMGPMKLRQFHRPPLKKYSFGALSQPGPHAVQPLLKHIKKKAKMREQERQASGGGEMFFMRTPQDLTGKDGDLILAEYSEENAPLMMQVGMATKIKNYYKRKPGKDPGAPDCKYGETVYCHTSPFLGSLHPGQLLQAFENNLFRAPIYLHKMPETDFLIIRTRQGYYVRELVDIFVVGQECPLYEVPGPNSKRANTHIRDFLQVFIYRLFWKSRDRPRRIRMEDIKKAFPSHSESSIRKRLKLCADFKRTGMDSNWWVLKPDFRLPTEEEIRAMVSPEQCCAYYSMIAAEQRLKDAGYGEKSFFAPEEENEEDFQMKIDDEVRTAPWNTTRAFIAAMKGKCLLEVTGVADPTGCGEGFSYVKIPNKPTQQKDDKEPQPVKKTVTGTDADLRRLSLKNAKQLLRKFGVPEEEIKKLSRWEVIDVVRTMSTEQARSGEGPMSKFARGSRFSVAEHQERYKEECQRIFDLQNKVLESTEILSTDTDSSSAEDSDFEEMGKNIENMLQNKKTSSQLSREREEQERKELQRMLLGEDNGNDKEKGKKDRRDKKGLSSGASANSHKDDDTASVTSLNSSATGRRLKIYRTFRDEDGKEYVRCETVRKPAVIDAYCRIRTTKDEEFIRKFALFDEQHREEMRKERRRIQEQLRRLKRNQEKEKLKGPPEKKPKKMKERPDLKLKCGACGAIGHMRTNKFCPLYYQTNAPPSNPVAMTEEQEEELEKTVIHNDNEELIKVEGTKIVLGKQLIESADEVRRKSLVLKFPKQQLPPKKKRRVGTTVHCDYLNRPHKSIHRRRTDPMVTLSSILEGIINDIRDLPNTYPFHTPVNPKVVKDYYKIITRPMDLQTLRENVRKRQYPSREEFREHLELIVKNSATYNGPKHSLTQISQSMLDLCDEKLKEKEDKLARLEKAINPLLDDDDQVAFSFILDNIVTQKMMAVPDSWPFHHPVNKKFVPDYYKVIANPMDLETIRKNISKHKYQNREIFLDDVNLILANSIKYNGPDSQYTKTAQEIVNICYQTLAEYDEHLTQLERDISTAKEAALEEADLESLDPMTPGPYTPQMRQGRGRLGEEDSDVDIEGFDEDDDGKPKTPAPEVEDADGDLADEEEGSAQQPQASVLYEDLLMSDGEDDDDGSDEEGDNPFSSIQLSESGSDSDVEPNAVRPKQPHVLQENTRMGMDNEESMMSYEGDGGETSHVMEDSNISYGSYEEPDPKSNTRDTSFSSIGGYEISEEEEEEEQQRCGPSVLSQVHLSEDEEDSEDFHSIAGDSDLDSDE; encoded by the exons atgtcGGACTCGGAGAGCGAGGAGGAGGCGGATGGCGGCCGCGCCGAGCCCTTCTCGCTGGCCGGGTTCCTCTTCGGCAACATCAATGAGGCGGGGCAGCTGGAGGGGGACAGCGTCCTCGACAAG GAATCCAAGAAGCACCTGGCCGGGCTGGGTGTGCTGGGCCTGGGCAACCTGATCACTGAGATCACAGCCAGCGAGGAGGACAGCGCCGAGGCCGATGGAGCACACCTGGACGAGGAAG GCTGGGTTAAGAGCACAGAAGATGCTGTTGATTATTCAGACATTAATGAAGTGGCAGAAGATGAGAGCCGTAGGTACAAGCAGGTGATGAGCAGCCTGCAGCCAGTGCGAAGAGCAG atgaagatgaggatgatTATGATGCTGACTGTGAAGATATTGATTCCAAGTTGATGCCACCACCACCACCGCCTCCAgtacctggaaaaaaagaagatgaaaaggaTGCAGCTGCCACTG GAATCATGCAGCGAGATGCTACCAAACAGTTGCCAAGTGTTACAGAGCTCTTCCCAGAATTTCGCCCTGGCAAG GTGCTGCGTTTCCTGCGTCTTTTTGGCCCTGGAAAGAACGTTCCGTCGGTGTGGCGTAGTGCCCGAAGGAAACGCAAGAAGAAGCATCGAGAGTTGGCACAAGAAGTGCAGATACAGGAGGGTGAAGTAGTAGAGAGTGGAATGGAAGGAAAATCTTCTTGGGAATATGAGTTTGCTGCTCCTCCCCCTCCTGAGCAGTGCCTTTCAGATGATGAG ATTACCATGATGGCACCTGTGGAATCAAAGTTCTCCCAGTCAACTGGTGATACAGATAAAGTGACAGATACAAAGCCCAAAGTGGCAGAATGGCGCTAtggcccagcacagctctggtaTGATATGCTGGGGATCCCTGAAGATGGCAGTGGATTTGATTATGGTTTCAAGCTGAAAGagaagaaggagcaggag GATACAGGCTTGGTGGATGAGAAGGATGATCTACTAGCTGATGAGCACTTCCTCATGGTAACACAGCTCCAGTGGGAGGATGATGTTATTTGGAATGGAGAAGATGTCAAGCACAAAGGGACTAAGACACAGCGGGCAAGTCTGGCAGGCTGGCTGCCATCCAGCATGACTAGAAATGCCACTGCATACAATGCCCAACAAG gTTTGAACCGCAGTGGCTCTTTGCTCAATCCACCAATTCCACTAACACAGAAACCAAATGTAGCAGGAGTCCTAGGTATAGCAAAGGGCAAAGAAAAGCAGGCCCCTGAACAACAAG TTTCCCTGGATGAAGACAAGCCCTGGTACTCTATTTTCCCAATTGATAATGAAGAGTTAGTGTATGGCCGTTGGGAGGACAATATCATCTGGGATGATCAGGCAATGGAAACCTACTTGGATCCTCCTGTCTTAACACTTGATCCAAATGATGAAAACATAATTCTAG AAATTCctgatgaaaaagaagaaatgacttTGAACTCTCCATCCAAGGAGAACAAGAAAGAATCTTCTCTAAAGAAGAGTCGAATCCTGTTGGGAAAAACAGGTGTCATCAAGGAAGAACCACAGCAG aACATGTCTCAACCAGAGGTGAAAGATCCCTGGAACCTCTCCAATGATGAGTTTTACTACCCCAAACAGCAGGGACTTCGAGGGACCTTTGGAGGCAACATCATTCAG CACTCTATCCCAGCAGTGGAACTTCGCCAGCCATTCTTTCCCACCCACATGGGTCCTATGAAGCTCCGACAATTTCATCGGCCTCCCCTGAAGAAATACTCCTTTGGTGCCTTGTCGCAGCCAGGGCCCCACGCTGTGCAACCTTTGCTGAAGCacataaaaaagaaagccaag ATGAGAGAGCAGGAGCGTCAGGCTTCTGGCGGGGGTGAGATGTTCTTCATGCGCACGCCACAGGACTTAACTGGCAAGGACGGAGATCTCATTCTTGCTGAATACAGTGAGGAAAATGCCCCTTTAATGATGCAGGTTGGCATGGCTACAAAGATTAAAAACTACTACAAAAGG AAACCTGGAAAAGATCCTGGAGCTCCAGACTGTAAATATGGAGAAACTGTGTATTGTCACACCTCTCCATTCCTGGGTTCTCTGCATCCAGGCCAGTTACTGCAG GCATTTGAAAACAACCTTTTCCGGGCCCCCATCTATTTGCATAAGATGCCTGAAACGGATTTCCTCATTATCCGGACGCGTCAGGGCTATTATGTTCGGGAGCTGGtggatatttttgttgttgggCAGGAGTGTCCACTTTATGAAGTACCTGGTCCCAACTCGAAACGAGCCAACACCCATATTAGAGATTTCCTACAG GTTTTTATCTATCGCCTATTCTGGAAAAGCAGAGACAGGCCCCGCAGGATCCGCATGGAGGATATCAAGAAGGCTTTTCCCTCCCACTCCGAGAGCAGCATCCGAAAGCGGCTGAAGCTTTGCGCGGATTTCAAACGCACAG GGATGGACTCAAATTGGTGGGTTTTAAAGCCAGATTTCAGATTGCCAACAGAGGAAGAGATCAGAGCAATGGTATCCCCGGAACAGTGCTGTGCTTATTACAGCATGATTGCAGCTGAGCAACGGCTGAAG GATGCAGGTTATGGGGAGAAATCATTTTTTGCACCTGAAGAGGAGAATGAAGAGGATTTCCAAATGAAGATTGATGATGAG GTCCGCACAGCTCCATGGAACACCACACGAGCCTTCATTGCTGCTATGAAGGGCAAGTGTCTCCTAGAAGTGACTGGTGTAGCAGATCCTACTGGTTGTGGTGAAGGTTTTTCATATGTGAAGATTCCAAACAAACCAACTCAGCAGAAG GATGATAAAGAACCTCAGCCAGTGAAGAAGACAGTGACTGGGACAGATGCTGATCTGCGCAGACTTTCtctcaaaaatgccaaacagctTTTGCGTAAATTTGGCGTGCCTGAAGAGGAG ATCAAGAAACTGTCCCGGTGGGAAGTGATTGATGTGGTACGTACGATGTCTACGGAGCAGGCTCGCTCAGGGGAAGGTCCTATGAGCAAATTTGCACGTGGGTCTCGCTTTTCTGTGGCAGAACATCAGGAGAGATACAAAGAGGAGTGTCAACGCATCTTCGATTTGCAGAATAA AGTTCTAGAATCCACTGAGATCCTGTCAACAGACACAGATAGCAGCTCAGCTGAAGACAGTGACTTTGAAGAGATGGGAAAGAATATTGAGAACATGCTACAGAACAAGAAAACTAGTTCTCAGCTCTCTCGGgaaagagaggagcaggaacGAAAGGAATTGCAAAGGATGCTTCTGGGAGAAGACAATGGCAATGACAAAGAGAAGGGCAAAAAGGACAGGAGAGACAAAAAGGGGCTGT CTTCAGGAGCCTCAGCAAACTCTCACAAAGATGATGACACTGCCTCTGTCACCAGCCTTAATTCCTCTGCGACGGGCCGCCGCCTCAAAATCTATCGCACGTTTAGAGATGAGGATGGGAAGGAATACGTGAGGTGTGAGACTGTCCGGAAGCCCGCTGTTATCGATGCCTACTGCCGGATCCGCACCACCAAGGATGAGGAGTTCAT ACGAAAGTTTGCTCTGTTTGACGAGCAGCACCGTGAGGAAATGCGGAAGGAGCGGCGCAGGATCCAGGAGCAGTTACGGAGATTAAAACGGaaccaagaaaaagagaaactcaAAGGCCCTCCAGAAAAGAAGcccaagaaaatgaaagagcGTCCAGACTTGAAA CTAAAATGTGGAGCATGTGGTGCAATTGGACACATGAGGACTAATAAGTTCTGCCCTCTTTACTACCAAACAAATGCTCCACCTTCTAATCCTGTTGCGAtgacagaggagcaggaggaagagctggaaaaaaCAGTCATTCACAATGATAATGAAGAACTCATCAAAGTAGAAGGAACAAAAATTGTCTTGGGAAAACAACTGATTGAGAG tGCAGATGAAGTTCGCAGGAAATCACTGGTCCTCAAGTTCCCTAAACAGCAGCTCCCTCCGAAGAAGAAGCGGCGAGTCGGGACAACTGTTCACTGTGACTATCTCAAT CGTCCTCATAAATCCATCCACCGACGGCGAACAGATCCCATGGTGACGCTGTCATCCATCTTGGAGGGCATCATCAATGACATAAGAGATCTCCCTAAC ACATACCCCTTTCATACTCCTGTAAATCCAAAAGTTGTTAAAGATTACTATAAGATTATTACTCGGCCCATGGATTTACAAACCCTGCGTGAAAACGTTCGTAAGCGGCAGTACCCGTCCCGAGAAGAGTTCAGAGAACATCTGGAACTCATTGTTAAGAACAGTGCAACATACAATG GGCCAAAGCACTCGCTGACACAGATATCTCAGTCCATGCTCGACCTGTGTGATGAAAAGCTAAAAGAG AAGGAAGATAAACTGGCTCGATTAGAAAAAGCAATTAATCCCCTCCTGGATGATGATGATCAAGTGgccttttccttcattttggaTAACATTGTCACTCAAAAGATGATGGCAGTTCCAGAT tcttgGCCATTTCATCATCCAGTTAACAAAAAGTTTGTTCCCGACTACTACAAGGTGATTGCTAATCCAATGGACCTGGAGACTATCCGCAAG AATATCTCCAAACACAAATACCAGAACAGAGAGATTTTCCTGGATGATGTTAACCTCATCCTTGCCAACAGCATTAAGTATAATG GGCCAGACAGCCAGTACACAAAAACAGCCCAGGAGATTGTAAACATCTGTTATCAGACTTTAGCTGAG TATGATGAGCACCTGACTCAACTTGAGAGAGACATCTCTACTGCCAAGGAAGCAGCACTAGAGGAGGCAGATCTGGAAAGTCTTGATCCTATGACACCTGGTCCCTACACTCCACAG ATGCGCCAGGGGCGAGGTAGGCTGGGCGAGGAAGACTCTGACGTAGATATTGAAGGGTTTGATGAGGATGATGATGGGAAACCTAAGACTCCAGCCCCA GAAGTGGAAGATGCAGATGGTGACCTTGCTGATGAAGAGGAAGGatcagcccagcagccccaggccaGTGTCCTCTATGAAGATTTGCTTATGTCAGATGGAGAAGACGATGATGATGGAAGTGATGAAGAAGGAGATAATCCTTTCTCAT CTATCCAACTGAGTGAGAGTGGCAGTGATTCAGATGTGGAGCCTAATGCAGTGAGACCTAAACAACCTCATGTTCTTCAAGAGAACACACGAATGGGCATGGACAACGAGGAAAGCATGATGTCTTATGAAGGAGATGGTGGGGAGACATCTCATGTTATGGAGGACAGTAATATCAG